A genomic region of Erythrobacter sp. SCSIO 43205 contains the following coding sequences:
- a CDS encoding nickel-dependent hydrogenase large subunit, translating to MATVATPNGYTLDTSGKRVVVDPVTRIEGHMRCEVNLDSNNVIRNAVSTGTMWRGLEVILKGRDPRDAWAFTQRICGVCTGTHALTSVRAVEDALKIEIPDNANCIRNIMQLSLQVHDHLVHFYHLHALDWVNPVNALKADPKATSELQQKVSPSHPNSSPGYFRDIQTRLRKFIESGQLGPFKNGYWTNPAYLLPPEADLMAVTHYLEALDFQKEIMTVRTIFGGKDIHPNWLVGGVPCAINIDGDMAAGAPVNMVSLNFVKSVTQKCIDFCKNVYTPDVLAIGSFYKDWLYGGGLSNKALLAYGDIPERANDYSPESMMMPHGAIINGKLSEVHPVDVRDPDEIQEFVPHSWYKYPDEKKGLHPWDGITEPNYELGLATKGERTAIEQIDESAKYSWIKAPRWKGHAMEVGPLARYVIGYMQGHEEFKGQTDKFLTDLNVPIDALFSTLGRTAARALEAEWAAEKQMYFVDKLIANVKAGDVATANTEKFDPSTWPSEVKGVGYTEAPRGALAHWIKIKDGKIENYQCVVPTTWNGSPRDNEGNIGAFEASLMNTKVERANEPVEILRTLHSFDPCLACSTHVMGPDGDELAEVKVR from the coding sequence ATGGCGACTGTTGCAACGCCAAATGGCTATACCCTCGACACAAGCGGTAAGCGTGTTGTTGTCGATCCTGTTACCCGGATTGAAGGTCATATGCGCTGTGAGGTTAATCTCGACAGCAACAATGTGATCCGCAATGCGGTCTCTACCGGCACGATGTGGCGCGGTCTGGAGGTGATCCTCAAGGGCCGCGATCCGCGCGATGCGTGGGCATTTACCCAACGCATTTGCGGCGTTTGCACCGGCACTCACGCTCTGACGTCAGTGCGTGCAGTCGAAGATGCGCTCAAGATTGAAATTCCCGACAATGCCAACTGCATCCGTAACATTATGCAGTTGTCTTTGCAGGTTCACGATCACCTCGTGCACTTCTATCACTTGCACGCGCTCGACTGGGTGAACCCGGTTAATGCGCTCAAGGCCGATCCAAAGGCGACCAGTGAGTTGCAGCAAAAGGTCAGCCCGAGCCATCCAAACAGCTCGCCTGGCTATTTCCGCGACATCCAGACGCGTCTGCGCAAGTTTATTGAAAGTGGTCAATTGGGGCCGTTCAAAAACGGTTACTGGACCAATCCGGCCTATCTGCTTCCACCAGAAGCCGATCTTATGGCAGTCACCCACTACCTCGAAGCTCTTGATTTTCAAAAAGAAATCATGACGGTTCGCACGATCTTTGGTGGTAAGGATATTCACCCGAACTGGCTGGTTGGCGGCGTTCCTTGCGCAATCAACATTGACGGCGACATGGCGGCTGGCGCGCCGGTGAACATGGTCTCACTGAACTTTGTGAAAAGCGTGACGCAGAAGTGCATTGATTTCTGCAAAAACGTTTACACACCTGATGTGCTCGCAATCGGCAGCTTCTACAAAGACTGGCTCTATGGCGGCGGTCTGTCGAATAAGGCGCTGCTCGCATATGGCGACATTCCAGAGCGCGCGAACGATTACAGCCCGGAAAGCATGATGATGCCGCACGGTGCGATCATCAACGGCAAGCTTTCCGAAGTGCATCCGGTCGATGTGCGCGACCCGGACGAGATTCAGGAATTTGTGCCGCATAGCTGGTACAAATACCCGGACGAGAAAAAAGGCCTGCACCCATGGGACGGCATCACTGAGCCAAACTACGAGCTCGGCCTTGCGACCAAGGGTGAGCGCACAGCCATTGAGCAGATCGATGAAAGCGCGAAATATAGCTGGATCAAGGCTCCGCGCTGGAAAGGTCACGCGATGGAGGTCGGGCCGCTCGCTCGCTATGTCATCGGCTATATGCAGGGGCATGAAGAGTTCAAAGGTCAGACGGACAAGTTCCTGACCGACCTGAACGTTCCGATTGATGCTCTGTTCTCGACCTTGGGTCGTACGGCTGCGCGCGCTCTTGAGGCGGAATGGGCGGCTGAAAAGCAGATGTATTTCGTCGATAAATTGATCGCCAACGTCAAAGCAGGCGATGTAGCGACAGCCAATACTGAAAAGTTCGATCCGTCGACTTGGCCAAGCGAGGTCAAAGGCGTTGGTTACACCGAAGCACCGCGTGGGGCGCTGGCGCACTGGATCAAGATCAAAGACGGCAAGATCGAGAATTACCAATGCGTCGTTCCAACGACATGGAATGGCTCGCCGCGTGATAACGAAGGTAACATCGGCGCGTTCGAAGCGTCATTGATGAATACCAAGGTTGAACGAGCGAACGAGCCAGTGGAGATCCTGCGAACACTGCACAGTTTTGATCCGTGCCTTGCCTGTTCGACCCACGTAATGGGACCGGACGGCGATGAACTTGCCGAAGTTAAGGTGCGCTAA
- a CDS encoding hydrogenase small subunit, giving the protein MAIETFYDVMRRQGITRRSFNKFCSLTAAALGLSPAYAQEIQTAMETKPRIPVLWLHGLECTCCSESFIRSAHPLAKDVILSMISLDYDDTIMAAAGEQAEAIIEETIEKYDGNFILAVEGNPPLDQDGMSCIIAGRPFVEQLKHAADHCKAIISWGSCASWGCVQAARPNPTQATPVHKVPGLADKPIIKVPGCPPIAEVMTGVISYILTFDRFPELDNQGRPKMFYSQRIHDKCYRRPHFDAGQFVEEFDDEGARKGYCLYKVGCKGPTTYNACSTVRWNGGLSFPIQAGHGCIGCSEDGFWDKGGFYDRLTDIHGFGIEADADEIGGTAAAVVGGGVIAHAAASAVKRARSNQSATADDASSVDDTTTPTHKEEA; this is encoded by the coding sequence ATGGCGATCGAAACATTTTATGACGTAATGCGCAGGCAGGGGATCACCCGCCGCAGCTTCAACAAGTTTTGCAGCTTAACCGCAGCCGCCCTGGGTCTGAGCCCTGCCTATGCTCAAGAAATTCAAACAGCGATGGAAACAAAGCCGCGCATTCCGGTGCTGTGGCTCCATGGTCTTGAGTGTACTTGTTGTTCGGAAAGCTTCATCCGTTCTGCCCACCCACTTGCCAAAGACGTGATCCTGTCGATGATCAGTCTCGACTATGATGACACCATCATGGCTGCGGCGGGTGAGCAAGCTGAAGCGATCATCGAAGAGACGATTGAGAAATACGACGGCAATTTCATCCTTGCGGTTGAGGGGAACCCACCTCTCGATCAGGACGGGATGAGCTGTATTATTGCTGGCCGTCCTTTCGTCGAGCAGCTTAAGCACGCAGCAGATCACTGTAAGGCCATCATCAGCTGGGGTAGCTGTGCCAGCTGGGGCTGTGTTCAGGCCGCGCGTCCTAACCCCACTCAGGCGACGCCTGTTCACAAGGTTCCCGGCCTTGCTGATAAGCCCATCATCAAAGTGCCTGGCTGTCCGCCGATTGCCGAGGTCATGACTGGCGTTATCAGCTACATCCTGACTTTTGACCGTTTCCCTGAGCTTGACAATCAGGGCCGGCCCAAAATGTTCTACTCACAGCGTATCCACGACAAATGCTATCGTCGTCCGCACTTTGATGCAGGCCAATTCGTTGAAGAGTTCGACGATGAGGGCGCGCGCAAAGGGTACTGTCTTTATAAAGTCGGTTGCAAAGGTCCGACCACCTATAACGCCTGTTCGACGGTGCGTTGGAACGGTGGCCTTTCCTTCCCAATTCAGGCGGGTCACGGCTGTATCGGCTGTTCGGAAGATGGCTTCTGGGACAAGGGCGGCTTCTACGATCGTCTGACCGATATTCATGGCTTTGGTATTGAAGCTGACGCAGACGAAATCGGCGGCACAGCTGCCGCGGTGGTAGGCGGCGGTGTAATCGCCCACGCAGCGGCAAGCGCGGTTAAGCGAGCGCGCTCAAACCAATCGGCGACTGCTGATGATGCATCGAGTGTCGATGACACCACAACACCCACACACAAAGAGGAGGCCTGA
- a CDS encoding chemotaxis response regulator protein-glutamate methylesterase, protein MASGKIRVLVVDDSASVRQAMKEVLEQDSEIEVIATAADPFAAARYIQQEVPDVITLDVEMPRMDGITFLRKLMQQCPVPVVMCSSLTEEGTETLMQALEAGAVDVILKPPMGVADHLIEAREMIRQTVKAAAKARVSELKAKSPSSEVEKKLTADAMLPPPTGKAMSRTTEMVVCIGASTGGTEALRTVLEALPANAPGIVIVQHMPEKFTKAFARRLNTLCQVSVKEAENGDTVMRGHVLIAPGGRHTLLDRQGARYVVSVREGPLVSRHRPSVDVLFRSAARSAGSNAVGVIMTGMGDDGARGLLEMKEAGARTIAQDEATSVVFGMPKEAIARGAAERIVPLGSIARELVRATVR, encoded by the coding sequence ATGGCCTCAGGCAAAATCCGTGTCCTTGTCGTGGATGACAGCGCAAGCGTTCGTCAGGCGATGAAGGAAGTTCTCGAGCAGGATTCCGAGATCGAAGTGATCGCAACCGCCGCAGATCCATTCGCGGCAGCGCGTTACATCCAGCAGGAAGTGCCTGATGTGATCACTCTAGACGTGGAAATGCCACGGATGGACGGCATCACCTTTTTGCGCAAGCTCATGCAGCAATGCCCGGTCCCGGTGGTCATGTGCTCTTCACTTACCGAGGAAGGGACGGAAACCTTGATGCAGGCGCTCGAAGCGGGCGCAGTGGATGTCATCTTGAAGCCGCCGATGGGGGTCGCTGATCACCTCATCGAAGCGCGCGAAATGATCCGTCAGACAGTAAAGGCTGCGGCCAAGGCGCGCGTGTCTGAGCTCAAAGCCAAAAGTCCATCAAGCGAGGTGGAGAAGAAACTTACCGCTGACGCCATGTTGCCTCCACCCACCGGCAAGGCGATGAGCCGCACGACCGAGATGGTCGTTTGTATCGGCGCATCCACTGGGGGCACTGAAGCGCTGCGGACTGTGTTGGAAGCGCTGCCAGCCAATGCACCTGGTATCGTGATTGTGCAGCATATGCCGGAGAAATTCACAAAGGCTTTCGCTCGGCGCCTAAACACCTTGTGTCAGGTGAGCGTCAAAGAAGCCGAAAACGGCGATACCGTCATGCGCGGCCACGTTCTTATTGCGCCTGGAGGGCGACACACCCTGCTTGATCGACAAGGCGCACGGTATGTCGTCTCGGTTCGCGAAGGTCCTTTGGTGTCTCGTCATCGCCCATCGGTTGACGTGTTGTTCCGTTCCGCGGCGCGCTCTGCGGGCTCTAATGCGGTTGGCGTTATCATGACTGGCATGGGTGATGATGGTGCGCGCGGCTTGCTGGAAATGAAAGAAGCCGGTGCGCGCACGATCGCTCAGGATGAAGCGACCTCTGTCGTTTTCGGTATGCCCAAGGAGGCAATCGCCCGCGGTGCAGCCGAGAGGATCGTGCCGCTGGGGAGCATTGCGCGCGAGTTGGTCAGAGCGACGGTGCGTTAA
- a CDS encoding protein-glutamate O-methyltransferase CheR, producing the protein MSATAATKAAPVAHADRISPRHFKALANLIQSEAGIKMPASKQTMLEGRLRKRVQACGLPSFDAYCSYVLGKDAPRSEINHLLNSVTTNKTDFFREPRHFEYLSDTLLPAYRDEGRRSIRCWSAACSTGAEPYTLAMVLDDFALKNGGPDYRVLATDIDSNVLNTGLKGIYPKEMVEPVSSDLRKRYVLEAKDPARGDVRIVPKLRQKVSFGRLNLMDSHYPIGEPVDVIFCRNVLIYFEKETQSAVVKRLCKQLAPGGFLFLGHSETINASDFALTTVGGTVFRKG; encoded by the coding sequence ATGTCAGCAACAGCAGCAACCAAAGCCGCTCCGGTCGCCCACGCGGACAGGATCAGTCCACGGCATTTCAAGGCGCTTGCCAATCTAATCCAATCTGAAGCTGGCATCAAAATGCCAGCGTCGAAACAGACCATGCTGGAAGGCCGGCTGCGCAAGCGGGTTCAAGCCTGTGGTCTTCCCAGTTTTGATGCCTATTGTTCGTATGTTCTGGGGAAGGATGCTCCACGAAGCGAGATCAATCACCTCCTCAATTCGGTCACAACCAACAAGACCGACTTTTTTCGCGAGCCACGCCATTTCGAGTACCTGAGCGATACGCTCCTGCCAGCATATCGGGACGAGGGACGCCGTTCGATCCGTTGTTGGAGCGCGGCCTGTTCTACTGGTGCGGAGCCATACACGCTTGCCATGGTGCTTGATGATTTCGCCTTGAAAAATGGCGGCCCGGATTATCGCGTTCTGGCGACAGACATAGACTCCAACGTATTGAATACAGGGCTGAAAGGCATTTATCCAAAAGAGATGGTCGAGCCAGTCTCGTCTGATTTGCGAAAACGCTATGTGCTGGAAGCGAAGGATCCGGCGCGAGGCGACGTGCGCATCGTGCCCAAACTGCGCCAAAAGGTATCGTTTGGCAGGCTGAACTTGATGGATAGTCACTATCCCATTGGCGAACCTGTCGATGTGATTTTCTGCCGCAATGTATTGATATACTTCGAAAAGGAAACTCAAAGCGCGGTTGTTAAGCGTCTGTGCAAGCAATTGGCGCCCGGTGGTTTCCTATTCCTCGGTCATTCCGAGACAATCAACGCTTCTGACTTTGCTCTCACCACGGTGGGCGGCACTGTTTTCCGCAAAGGCTAA
- a CDS encoding methyl-accepting chemotaxis protein: MPLNLFANVDTQQVLSEIARAETALAAGDIARRCDTSAAQGEGGEILEAINRLIDSALSPVGALDHAMKHMADEHDRGDIDVVIPTGQFRGKYAEMATGINDLVNAHISVKKQAMACVKEFSVGNFDAPMEQLPGKKAFINDTIETLRGNVKGLIDEMNHMAAEHEKGDIDVTVNADKFKGDFNVVARGVNDMVAAHIDVKKKAMACVKEFGEGNFEAKMEQLPGKKAFINEIIETLRGNLQGLIHEMNHMAAEHDKGDIDVILNADKFKGDFNVVARGVNDMVAAHIDVKKKAMACVKEFGEGNFDAPLEQFPGKKAFINDTIETLRKNLREITAEIQSLIASSTEGRLSERGNDKRFVGDFAELVRGINGMLDAIIDPIAEGNRVLTLASNGNLKEKVEIDCQGDHQKMRDAINSLIDNLRNFATNVSNASANVAQGSNQLAISSEELSEGATEQAASAEEASASMEQMAANIKQNADNAAQTEQIARQSSRDAELSGVAVEKAVAAMSTIADKIGIVQEIARQTDLLALNAAVEAARAGEHGKGFAVVASEVRKLAERSQASAAEISAVSTDTLTAAAEAGEMLTKLVPDIHRTAELVTEISAACREQDIGAAQINEAIQQLDKVIQQNAGASETISTTSEELASQAEELQGSIAFFQLDGLTRQSSAPATKGRAKKAEARPSAPARKSVPSTNSVAEQQERAAGFALDMTTGGDDFEDFDFGRAA; the protein is encoded by the coding sequence ATGCCGCTGAACCTCTTTGCCAATGTGGACACCCAGCAGGTGCTCTCAGAGATTGCCCGCGCCGAAACCGCACTCGCTGCCGGCGACATTGCGCGGCGGTGCGACACGTCAGCTGCCCAAGGCGAGGGTGGAGAAATCCTGGAAGCCATCAACCGCCTGATCGACAGCGCTCTGTCGCCCGTCGGCGCGCTTGATCACGCTATGAAACATATGGCTGACGAACATGATCGCGGCGATATTGATGTGGTCATTCCCACAGGCCAGTTCCGCGGAAAATATGCCGAGATGGCGACGGGGATCAACGATCTCGTCAACGCGCATATTTCTGTCAAAAAACAGGCGATGGCCTGTGTGAAGGAATTCTCGGTCGGCAATTTCGATGCGCCGATGGAACAGTTGCCCGGCAAGAAAGCCTTCATCAACGACACGATTGAAACCTTGCGTGGCAATGTGAAAGGGCTCATCGACGAGATGAATCACATGGCCGCTGAACACGAAAAGGGTGATATCGACGTCACTGTCAATGCCGACAAGTTCAAAGGTGATTTCAACGTCGTGGCGCGCGGCGTGAATGACATGGTCGCAGCCCACATTGACGTGAAGAAAAAGGCCATGGCCTGCGTCAAAGAATTTGGCGAAGGCAATTTCGAAGCGAAGATGGAACAGCTTCCGGGCAAGAAAGCCTTCATCAACGAGATCATCGAGACGCTTCGTGGCAACCTGCAGGGCCTCATCCACGAGATGAACCACATGGCCGCCGAACACGATAAGGGCGATATCGACGTCATCCTCAATGCCGACAAATTCAAAGGCGACTTCAACGTCGTGGCGCGCGGCGTGAATGACATGGTCGCAGCCCACATCGATGTGAAAAAGAAGGCGATGGCCTGCGTCAAAGAATTCGGCGAAGGTAATTTTGACGCACCGCTTGAGCAATTCCCCGGCAAGAAGGCGTTCATCAACGACACGATCGAAACCTTGCGCAAAAACCTGCGTGAGATCACTGCGGAAATCCAGTCCTTGATCGCTTCTTCCACTGAAGGCCGTTTGTCGGAGCGCGGAAATGACAAGCGTTTCGTGGGTGATTTTGCGGAGCTGGTGCGTGGCATCAACGGGATGCTTGATGCCATTATTGATCCGATTGCCGAAGGCAACCGGGTGCTGACGCTCGCGAGTAACGGCAATCTGAAAGAAAAAGTCGAGATCGACTGTCAAGGCGATCATCAGAAGATGAGGGATGCGATCAACTCATTGATCGACAATCTGCGCAACTTCGCCACCAATGTCAGCAATGCCTCCGCCAATGTCGCACAAGGAAGCAATCAGCTCGCCATCAGTTCTGAAGAGTTATCTGAAGGTGCGACGGAACAGGCCGCCTCGGCTGAAGAAGCATCTGCGTCGATGGAACAGATGGCTGCCAACATCAAACAGAATGCCGATAACGCTGCGCAAACCGAACAGATCGCTCGCCAATCCTCGCGTGATGCAGAATTGTCAGGTGTCGCTGTCGAGAAGGCTGTTGCTGCAATGAGCACAATCGCTGACAAGATCGGGATCGTGCAGGAGATTGCACGCCAGACTGATCTGCTCGCCTTGAACGCCGCAGTTGAGGCTGCCCGCGCAGGTGAACACGGAAAAGGGTTTGCGGTCGTGGCATCTGAGGTGCGCAAGCTTGCTGAACGCAGTCAGGCATCTGCTGCCGAGATCAGCGCCGTTTCCACCGATACGCTGACAGCCGCCGCCGAAGCTGGTGAGATGTTGACCAAGCTTGTGCCGGACATTCACCGCACAGCCGAACTGGTAACCGAAATCAGCGCCGCTTGCCGCGAACAGGACATCGGTGCCGCGCAGATCAACGAAGCCATTCAGCAGCTGGATAAAGTCATTCAGCAGAACGCTGGTGCTTCAGAGACGATCTCGACCACATCAGAAGAGCTGGCATCGCAAGCAGAAGAACTGCAAGGCTCTATTGCTTTCTTCCAGCTCGACGGCCTCACGCGCCAGTCTTCTGCTCCGGCGACAAAGGGCAGGGCTAAAAAGGCGGAAGCTCGGCCATCCGCACCCGCTCGCAAAAGCGTTCCGAGCACGAACTCTGTCGCAGAACAGCAAGAGCGAGCGGCGGGCTTTGCGCTCGACATGACGACAGGCGGGGACGACTTCGAAGATTTCGATTTCGGACGCGCAGCTTAG
- a CDS encoding chemotaxis protein CheW, whose product MNDETEVQVVEFGLADEVFAVPVKMVREILDYAPPSHVPNGPSHFLGLTDVRGQGVPTVDFRRRLGLPSVEPTLATRILILDVELEDRVLTLGVVIDKVLSVSSFETAKLEKAPDIGVQWDSDYITAVLRRDDGFVLIIDVVRIFTNEGTSMLAGFDWAA is encoded by the coding sequence TTGAACGACGAAACCGAAGTCCAGGTGGTCGAATTTGGCCTTGCCGATGAAGTATTCGCGGTTCCGGTAAAAATGGTGCGCGAAATCCTCGACTATGCGCCGCCCAGCCACGTACCCAATGGTCCGTCCCATTTCCTTGGTCTGACCGACGTGCGCGGACAAGGGGTGCCCACGGTCGATTTCAGGCGCCGCCTCGGCTTGCCATCAGTTGAGCCCACGCTGGCCACGCGCATCCTGATCCTGGATGTCGAGCTTGAAGACCGCGTGCTCACACTGGGCGTGGTGATCGACAAGGTTCTGTCCGTCAGCAGCTTTGAAACCGCCAAGCTAGAAAAGGCACCTGACATCGGCGTGCAGTGGGACAGCGATTATATCACCGCTGTTCTTCGACGTGATGACGGCTTCGTGCTGATCATCGATGTCGTGCGAATTTTCACCAATGAAGGAACTTCGATGCTCGCCGGTTTCGACTGGGCGGCCTGA
- a CDS encoding chemotaxis protein CheW has translation MNQTSIALVEPAVANRSNWDADDQLEVLTFNIGEECLAVEAVMIREILDLLPETRVPGAPSLVPSVINFRGKIIPLADLRIAFGMPLDPPTVDSRIVVIEIESAGEATHVGLRTDKVHEVTTLSRSNSSEPPVLGLRWPRHYVREFVRTNEGVVVLPDLNAIFESVKRASGAIRAKGGLN, from the coding sequence ATGAACCAGACTTCTATTGCTCTTGTCGAACCTGCGGTTGCAAACCGGTCCAATTGGGACGCCGACGACCAGCTCGAAGTGCTCACCTTTAACATCGGTGAAGAATGTCTCGCGGTCGAAGCTGTTATGATCCGGGAAATCCTTGATCTCTTGCCGGAAACACGCGTGCCCGGTGCCCCTTCATTGGTTCCAAGTGTCATCAACTTTCGCGGTAAGATTATTCCCCTCGCAGATCTGAGGATCGCCTTCGGGATGCCGCTCGATCCCCCAACGGTCGATAGCCGCATCGTGGTGATCGAGATCGAAAGTGCGGGCGAAGCAACCCATGTCGGCCTGCGCACTGACAAGGTTCACGAGGTTACTACCTTGTCGCGCAGCAATTCATCCGAGCCACCGGTGCTCGGTCTGCGATGGCCGCGCCATTATGTGCGCGAGTTCGTTCGCACCAATGAAGGCGTGGTCGTGCTGCCGGATCTCAATGCCATTTTTGAAAGCGTCAAACGCGCTTCCGGCGCAATCCGGGCAAAGGGAGGTTTGAATTGA
- a CDS encoding chemotaxis protein CheA — protein sequence MSEAQDPGAAFRVEAQDLFEEVEQALLDLTDQLDSRALIDKVFRGMHTLKGSGAMFGFDALAGFTHHLETAFDRVRKGQVKATGELVSVVLLAMDHMRLLVDSDGSGLEEQDGEILAKLEAAIGSSDAATVASDGGDTAPDDTSELRAGGWRITFSLPPEAMVNGTNPLLLLDELRELGDAKVVANCDHVPALDDLDPVQCHIGWTVELRGEVSEADVEDVFIFVMDDMEIAIEPLDRPETGNVDQNNEAQEVAAKVARDPANDRNAVKAARPTVETVRVPAERLDVLMDRVGELVIAKSRLAQLAETGITGPSEELALRAVSEEVERLASELRDSMMILRMVPVGTLFGRFRRLVHDLATETGKDIQLHTSGESTEIDKTVSERLADPIVHLIRNSCDHGIGTADQRAAAGKPSHGSVYLSAEQAGGEVIITIRDDGDGMDREKLRAKAEANGIISPGDVLSDTETLELIFEPGFSTAETVTNLSGRGVGMDVVKRTIDALGGTIDVVSEVGSGTTFTLHIPLTLAIIEGLLVQVGTSKFVIPLSAVEECIELGADEDLRTRGRSMVQLRDNLVPFLRLRELFNTGTEPDRFQKIVVISTGGQRVGLVVDQIIGNHQTVIKSMSAMHRDISSFSGATILGDGSVALILDVVQLVALGQHEEEEERLRAAG from the coding sequence GTGAGCGAGGCACAGGATCCGGGCGCGGCTTTCCGTGTCGAGGCGCAAGACCTGTTCGAAGAGGTTGAACAGGCGCTCCTTGATCTGACGGATCAACTCGATAGCCGCGCATTGATCGACAAGGTTTTTCGCGGGATGCACACCCTCAAAGGGTCGGGCGCGATGTTTGGCTTCGACGCCTTGGCAGGCTTCACCCACCATTTGGAAACGGCATTCGACCGCGTACGCAAGGGCCAGGTGAAAGCGACTGGCGAACTTGTCTCGGTCGTCCTTCTTGCGATGGACCATATGCGTTTGCTCGTCGATAGCGATGGTTCTGGCCTTGAGGAACAGGACGGGGAAATTCTCGCCAAGCTTGAGGCTGCTATCGGGTCGAGCGATGCCGCAACAGTCGCCTCGGACGGGGGCGACACTGCGCCTGACGACACGAGCGAGCTCCGCGCTGGCGGATGGCGCATCACATTCAGTCTTCCGCCAGAGGCAATGGTCAATGGCACCAATCCTCTGCTCTTGCTCGATGAGCTTCGTGAGCTGGGCGATGCAAAGGTCGTCGCCAATTGCGACCATGTTCCCGCGCTTGATGACCTTGACCCGGTGCAATGCCACATCGGCTGGACAGTCGAATTGCGCGGCGAGGTGAGCGAGGCTGATGTCGAGGATGTGTTCATCTTCGTGATGGATGACATGGAAATCGCGATTGAGCCGCTTGATCGCCCGGAAACCGGAAACGTCGACCAAAATAACGAAGCGCAAGAGGTTGCTGCCAAGGTTGCTCGCGACCCTGCAAATGATCGCAATGCGGTAAAGGCGGCGCGCCCGACGGTTGAAACCGTGCGTGTTCCGGCGGAACGTCTTGATGTCCTCATGGACCGCGTCGGTGAGCTTGTGATTGCGAAAAGTCGCCTCGCCCAACTTGCAGAGACAGGCATCACTGGCCCGTCTGAAGAGCTTGCACTGCGCGCCGTTTCAGAAGAAGTCGAACGCCTCGCCAGCGAACTGCGCGATAGCATGATGATCTTGCGGATGGTGCCGGTCGGGACACTGTTCGGCCGTTTCCGTCGCTTGGTCCACGACCTTGCAACCGAAACCGGCAAAGACATCCAATTGCACACTTCGGGTGAAAGCACCGAAATCGACAAGACGGTATCAGAGCGCCTGGCAGACCCGATTGTTCACCTTATTCGCAATTCCTGTGACCACGGCATTGGAACCGCAGATCAGCGCGCTGCGGCGGGTAAACCATCGCACGGCAGTGTCTATCTGTCGGCAGAACAGGCAGGCGGAGAGGTGATCATCACCATCCGCGATGACGGCGACGGCATGGATCGCGAAAAGCTTCGGGCCAAGGCTGAAGCCAACGGGATTATCAGCCCGGGCGATGTGTTGAGCGACACCGAAACGCTTGAACTGATTTTCGAACCCGGATTTTCTACCGCCGAGACTGTGACCAATCTTTCGGGGCGCGGTGTCGGAATGGATGTGGTCAAGCGCACCATTGATGCGCTCGGCGGCACCATCGACGTGGTCAGCGAAGTGGGAAGTGGAACGACATTCACACTTCACATCCCGCTGACCCTAGCCATCATCGAAGGCCTGCTTGTGCAGGTGGGCACGAGCAAGTTCGTTATCCCGCTGAGCGCGGTCGAGGAATGTATTGAACTGGGCGCGGATGAAGACCTGCGGACCCGCGGTCGCTCCATGGTTCAGTTGCGCGATAATCTCGTCCCGTTCCTGCGTCTGCGTGAATTGTTCAATACGGGCACCGAACCCGACCGCTTTCAGAAAATCGTAGTCATTTCCACTGGCGGACAGCGGGTCGGTCTGGTCGTCGATCAGATCATCGGAAACCACCAGACTGTGATCAAATCCATGTCGGCCATGCACCGTGACATCAGCAGCTTTTCCGGAGCGACGATCCTTGGTGACGGAAGCGTGGCTTTGATCCTCGACGTTGTTCAGCTCGTGGCTCTTGGACAGCATGAGGAAGAGGAGGAGCGGCTTCGCGCTGCCGGGTAA
- a CDS encoding response regulator → MTSVLTVDDSASIRMAIRMALSGEGHGVTEAADGKEGLAAASASKFDMIITDLNMPNMNGLEMIREIRKLPIQAGTPIIFLTTESDPALKSQAKEAGATGWLVKPFVPDQLVKVARKVLGA, encoded by the coding sequence ATGACTTCGGTGCTCACTGTAGACGACAGTGCCTCGATCCGCATGGCGATCCGCATGGCTTTATCCGGCGAAGGGCATGGCGTGACTGAGGCTGCTGACGGCAAAGAGGGCCTTGCTGCGGCTAGTGCCAGCAAGTTCGACATGATCATCACCGATCTGAATATGCCGAATATGAATGGCCTGGAAATGATCCGCGAGATCCGCAAGCTGCCCATTCAGGCTGGTACACCGATTATATTCCTGACCACTGAAAGTGATCCTGCACTTAAATCTCAAGCCAAGGAAGCGGGTGCAACCGGCTGGCTCGTCAAGCCATTCGTCCCTGATCAATTGGTCAAGGTTGCGCGGAAGGTGTTAGGCGCGTGA